In the Trueperaceae bacterium genome, one interval contains:
- a CDS encoding cystathionine gamma-synthase produces the protein MRFETLAIHAGSEVDSDTGAIVTPIHLSTTFERDPSGEYSRGFSYSRSDNPNRRSLELLMTELEGGEDAAAFGSGSAAAAAVFRSLRPGDHALVPDMMYHGIRSFLQQAVVPWGVELTSVDMTNTHAVADKVRSTTRLVWLETPSNPSLGITDIRAVADIAHDAGAVVACDNTWTPPPLQPALTLGADLAIHASTKYLAGHGDVMGGIVIARKGVDLFEKIRFLQVNEGAVPSPFDCWLTVRGIKTLPYRVRAQQDSAKLIALFLDDHACVERVNYPGLEGHPGHEVARRQMMGFGPMLSFEVLGGREEAMRVAANVELVTRATSLGGIETLIEHRASIEGVNSPTPDNLLRLSVGLEHHDDLLADLQKALRK, from the coding sequence ATGCGTTTCGAGACACTTGCGATTCACGCAGGTTCCGAGGTCGACTCTGATACTGGGGCGATAGTTACACCTATTCATCTGTCGACTACTTTTGAGCGTGACCCGTCTGGTGAGTACTCTAGGGGATTTTCCTACTCCCGAAGTGATAACCCAAATCGGCGATCTTTGGAGTTATTAATGACAGAACTTGAGGGGGGGGAAGACGCAGCTGCTTTTGGTTCGGGTTCCGCTGCTGCGGCTGCTGTGTTCCGGTCACTACGTCCTGGTGACCATGCTTTAGTACCCGATATGATGTATCACGGTATTCGTAGTTTCCTCCAACAGGCTGTGGTGCCTTGGGGGGTTGAACTGACTTCTGTAGATATGACAAACACGCATGCAGTGGCGGACAAAGTTCGTTCAACAACGCGTCTCGTTTGGCTTGAGACTCCCTCCAACCCTTCGCTGGGGATTACTGATATTAGAGCTGTAGCAGATATCGCACACGATGCTGGGGCGGTTGTCGCTTGTGATAACACCTGGACGCCACCTCCGCTTCAGCCGGCTCTTACGCTTGGTGCCGATTTAGCTATTCATGCTTCAACGAAATATCTCGCTGGGCATGGCGATGTTATGGGAGGCATTGTCATTGCTCGAAAAGGTGTCGATTTATTTGAAAAAATAAGGTTTCTCCAGGTGAATGAGGGCGCGGTTCCATCTCCATTTGATTGTTGGTTGACTGTGCGGGGCATTAAGACCCTTCCTTATCGGGTTCGTGCTCAGCAAGATAGCGCTAAATTGATTGCGCTTTTCTTAGATGATCATGCTTGTGTTGAGCGAGTTAATTATCCAGGCCTTGAGGGCCATCCTGGGCATGAGGTTGCTCGAAGGCAAATGATGGGTTTTGGCCCAATGCTTTCGTTCGAAGTGTTAGGTGGTCGTGAGGAGGCAATGCGGGTTGCAGCCAATGTTGAATTAGTCACTCGGGCAACGAGCCTCGGAGGCATTGAGACGCTTATCGAACACAGAGCTAGTATCGAGGGAGTTAATAGTCCAACCCCAGATAATCTTCTCCGGCTTTCCGTTGGTTTAGAGCATCATGATGACCTTTTGGCAGACCTCCAAAAGGCTCTTCGCAAATAA
- a CDS encoding RNA methyltransferase, with product MAIGTRNRSKDQIIPATNFKPIPTKPRTQPINQIRPVANRRAMRPKTTSSTISLKDRLIVCSIARCVSYTAVVYRELSLERMVHGGRAVARLDDGQIALVQGGIPGEVVRARLEYRSGVFQGEVDEVVLASQDRIETPLHPGLDYGFITYPRQLALKREVLIDAFRRTSGEEHQFSPVTPSPNIFEYRHVVQPAVRFGSLGYRSSNSDKIVTLTEDVTAIPSVRLAWEAITEQYLPRGLVEVAIRGNEKGETLVALIAKKPEREYLDFAHDLISAGILGVSYAPYDLRGRFRSGRSRLAGARTIKQRYGNLEITVSANSFAQPNPAAAALAYSEINKIVSGGHSAWELFSGGGAIAMQIADRYETVTAIEIDRASVERGDRDALSMGLDNIVFLFKDARSLKLPDGIDLLVVDPPRAGLNKKLRQAILTSDVSAIIYLSCDVATWARDVTHLTQGQYQLDYVRPFDFFPHTHHFEILSQLRRS from the coding sequence ATGGCAATCGGAACAAGGAACCGTAGTAAAGACCAGATAATTCCAGCTACGAATTTTAAACCAATACCAACTAAACCAAGAACCCAACCGATTAACCAAATTAGGCCTGTAGCTAATAGAAGAGCAATGAGGCCAAAAACTACCAGTTCGACAATTTCTTTAAAGGACCGCCTCATAGTTTGTAGTATAGCGCGTTGCGTCAGTTACACTGCCGTCGTGTACAGAGAACTGTCATTAGAGCGAATGGTTCATGGAGGACGAGCAGTCGCGCGACTGGATGATGGCCAGATTGCCCTGGTACAAGGTGGTATTCCCGGCGAGGTAGTACGAGCGAGATTGGAGTACAGATCAGGGGTCTTTCAGGGTGAGGTCGACGAGGTGGTGCTTGCTTCTCAGGATCGAATCGAAACTCCCTTACATCCTGGCCTAGACTACGGTTTTATAACTTATCCTAGACAATTAGCGTTAAAGCGTGAGGTCTTAATTGATGCTTTTCGTCGGACTTCTGGGGAAGAGCATCAATTTTCTCCTGTCACTCCTTCGCCGAATATTTTCGAGTATAGACATGTGGTTCAACCAGCGGTTAGGTTTGGCAGCCTTGGATACAGGAGTTCCAACAGCGACAAGATCGTAACGCTTACTGAGGATGTCACGGCTATTCCTTCTGTTAGGTTGGCTTGGGAGGCTATTACAGAACAGTACCTGCCTCGTGGGCTTGTTGAGGTAGCTATTAGAGGGAACGAGAAGGGCGAAACCTTGGTGGCCTTAATTGCAAAGAAGCCCGAGCGGGAATATCTTGATTTTGCCCATGATCTCATATCAGCAGGGATCCTTGGGGTTTCGTATGCCCCTTACGATTTGCGGGGTCGGTTCCGATCTGGACGTAGCCGCTTGGCTGGAGCGCGAACCATCAAACAGCGATACGGAAATTTAGAAATTACAGTATCTGCTAATTCTTTCGCACAACCAAACCCAGCTGCCGCTGCTCTTGCCTATAGCGAAATTAATAAAATCGTCTCGGGGGGTCATTCTGCATGGGAATTATTTTCGGGAGGGGGAGCAATCGCAATGCAAATAGCTGACCGTTATGAAACAGTAACGGCAATTGAGATAGATCGAGCTAGTGTTGAAAGAGGTGATCGCGATGCGTTGAGTATGGGTTTGGACAACATAGTTTTTTTGTTCAAAGATGCCCGATCCTTAAAGTTGCCTGATGGAATTGACCTTCTCGTAGTTGATCCACCTCGGGCTGGTTTAAATAAGAAGCTTAGACAGGCAATCCTTACATCAGATGTTTCAGCAATAATATATTTGTCTTGTGATGTGGCTACTTGGGCTAGAGATGTGACCCATCTAACTCAAGGTCAGTATCAGTTGGATTATGTGAGGCCTTTCGATTTTTTCCCACATACTCACCACTTTGAAATCTTATCTCAACTTCGTCGCAGTTAG
- a CDS encoding imidazole glycerol phosphate synthase subunit HisF translates to MLAKRIIPCLDVHGGRTTRGQQFGRAEEGELNDVGDPVSLAVKYNKQGADELVFYDITATAEGRGTILNVVAEVAERCFMPLTVGGGIRTFEDFRQFFLSGADKVSINSGAVTRPDVIRAAADHYGSQAVVLSIDVLQSSSGHWEVYIAGGRKATGLELLAWAEQGQILGAGEIVLNSINADGMKTGYDIQATRALARTVDIPVVASGGAGNAEHMREVLQEGEADAALAAGIFHSDQTSVGDVKQILAAAGVHVRRA, encoded by the coding sequence GTGCTTGCGAAGAGAATTATCCCTTGTTTAGATGTTCACGGTGGTAGAACAACCCGAGGTCAGCAATTTGGGCGGGCTGAAGAGGGAGAATTGAATGATGTTGGCGACCCTGTTAGCCTAGCAGTAAAATATAATAAGCAGGGAGCAGATGAATTAGTTTTCTACGACATCACGGCAACTGCTGAAGGTCGGGGGACGATACTCAATGTTGTAGCTGAGGTAGCAGAACGGTGCTTCATGCCTCTTACCGTGGGTGGAGGAATACGAACTTTTGAGGATTTCCGACAGTTTTTCCTGTCAGGTGCCGACAAGGTCTCGATAAACTCAGGGGCTGTTACGAGACCAGACGTAATAAGGGCAGCAGCGGATCATTATGGGTCACAGGCAGTGGTTCTTTCAATAGATGTCTTGCAATCAAGCAGTGGTCACTGGGAAGTCTATATAGCTGGTGGTCGAAAAGCGACTGGGCTTGAGCTTCTCGCTTGGGCAGAACAAGGTCAGATTCTAGGGGCTGGAGAGATAGTTTTAAATAGTATAAATGCTGATGGGATGAAAACCGGTTACGACATTCAGGCGACACGAGCCCTAGCTAGGACGGTTGATATTCCAGTTGTTGCTTCAGGGGGAGCTGGTAATGCTGAACATATGCGGGAGGTCCTCCAAGAAGGAGAAGCAGATGCTGCTCTCGCAGCTGGAATATTTCATAGTGATCAAACTTCCGTAGGTGATGTTAAGCAAATTCTAGCGGCTGCTGGGGTTCATGTCCGCAGGGCCTAG